One segment of Thermodesulfobacteriota bacterium DNA contains the following:
- the nifJ gene encoding pyruvate:ferredoxin (flavodoxin) oxidoreductase: protein MNKTKKTIEGNEAAAHVAYAMSEVAAIYPITPSSSMGEYCDEWAAHGRKNIFGQVMKVVEMQSEAGAAGAVHGALSAGALATTFTASQGLLLMIPNMYKISGEVMPTVFHVSARAIATHALSIFGDHSDINAVRQTGFCLLASSSVQEVMDLGLVAHLASIRSSLPFVHFFDGFRTSSEVQKIDIIDYSHMAELVDWEAIDDFRSQAMNPEHPQLRGTAQNPDIFFQNRESANPFYDQVAYIVQDEMKKVGALVGRSYNLFDYVGDPEADRIVISMASSCDVIEETVNYLNGLGQRVGLIKVRLYLPFSVEHFLRALPATARRIAVLDRTKAPGALGEPLFQDVCTVFYNREDAPVIVGGRYGLGSKDFTPTMVNAVFDNLRSSVPKNHFTVGIVDDVTYTSLDLGTEIDPSPKGTVRCKFWGLGADGTVGANKNAIKIIGENTDMFSQGYFAYDAKKSGGITMSHLRFSPHKIQSPYLLTKSDFIACHNPAFVTQYNILEGIREEGSFLLNSSWSLKEMESELPNHMKRTIAQKRLNFYNIDAVKIASELGLGGRINMIMQTAFFQIANVIPPEEVFKYVKEAIKKTYGKKGDEIVQMNIDAVDKTVNALKKIKVPKSWAGVGQEAYIENDEPEFVKDVVRPMLAQQGDKLPVSAFSPDGIFPTGTTRYEKRGVAINVPEWQKDECIQCNQCSFVCPHAAIRPVLARKEDLSNAPKDFTTVEGKGKELEGLRYRIQVSPLDCVGCGNCADICPAKKKALIMKPLVTQTDTQVPNHKFSTELPVIDNLMPVSSVKGSQFRQPLFEFSGACPGCGETPYIKVVTQLFGDRMMIANATGCSSIYGGSAPTCPYTVNDKGYGPAWANSLFEDNAEYGFGMELAVTQRREKLAQMIQEALNLNISKELRQAFQGWLENMNDADKSREYGQKIEEVIGKYLLDSRGVVDELILDISDMSDLLVKKSIWVFGGDGWAYDIGYGGLDHVIALGHDINILVLDTEVYSNTGGQSSKSTPTGAVAKFAASGKPISKKDLGRIAMTYGYVYVASVAMGANKNQLIKALSEAESYPGPSLIIAYSPCINHGIDMGKSQNEQKLAVESGYWPLYRYNPKLKEEGKNPFVVDSKDPKGNFREFLMGEVRYSSLVKTFPENAKTLFQKAEEQMKERYNTYKRMAEQTEQDFPKKSLTKEGEKDT from the coding sequence GTGAATAAGACAAAAAAAACCATTGAAGGGAATGAAGCAGCAGCCCATGTAGCCTATGCCATGAGTGAAGTGGCAGCAATCTACCCGATTACCCCTTCAAGTAGTATGGGTGAATACTGTGATGAATGGGCGGCACATGGGCGGAAGAATATATTTGGCCAGGTCATGAAAGTGGTAGAGATGCAGTCAGAAGCCGGTGCCGCAGGTGCTGTGCATGGAGCACTTTCTGCAGGGGCTTTGGCAACTACATTTACAGCATCCCAGGGCCTGCTGCTGATGATACCAAATATGTACAAGATATCCGGTGAAGTTATGCCTACGGTTTTTCACGTTTCGGCACGTGCTATTGCTACCCATGCCCTCTCCATATTCGGCGACCATTCGGATATAAACGCCGTCAGACAGACAGGTTTTTGTCTGCTGGCATCGTCCTCTGTCCAGGAGGTAATGGACCTGGGACTGGTAGCTCATCTTGCCAGCATTCGTTCGAGCCTTCCCTTTGTCCACTTTTTTGACGGATTCCGAACTTCATCGGAGGTACAGAAGATAGATATCATCGATTATTCTCACATGGCTGAGCTTGTGGACTGGGAGGCAATAGATGATTTCAGAAGCCAGGCGATGAACCCTGAGCACCCACAGCTCAGAGGGACTGCGCAGAATCCGGACATATTTTTTCAAAACCGGGAGTCTGCCAACCCTTTTTACGATCAGGTTGCATACATTGTCCAGGATGAAATGAAAAAAGTAGGAGCTCTCGTAGGCCGTTCGTACAATCTTTTCGATTATGTTGGAGACCCCGAAGCAGACAGAATAGTCATTTCCATGGCATCCAGTTGTGATGTTATCGAAGAAACGGTCAATTACCTGAACGGATTGGGCCAAAGGGTTGGCCTTATCAAGGTCAGATTGTATCTCCCCTTCTCGGTAGAACACTTTTTAAGGGCACTTCCAGCCACAGCCAGAAGAATTGCCGTTCTGGACAGGACAAAGGCACCAGGGGCTTTAGGGGAGCCTCTTTTCCAGGATGTATGCACAGTCTTCTATAACAGGGAGGATGCCCCGGTTATCGTGGGCGGCAGATATGGACTCGGCAGCAAGGATTTTACACCCACCATGGTAAATGCCGTTTTTGACAACCTGCGATCATCTGTGCCAAAAAACCATTTTACAGTGGGTATCGTAGATGACGTAACCTACACATCCCTTGATCTGGGTACTGAAATAGACCCATCCCCAAAAGGGACTGTGCGATGCAAGTTCTGGGGACTGGGTGCCGATGGAACCGTTGGCGCCAATAAGAACGCAATAAAAATTATCGGTGAGAATACGGATATGTTTTCACAGGGTTATTTCGCTTATGATGCAAAAAAATCCGGCGGCATAACCATGTCTCACCTCAGATTTTCGCCCCATAAGATCCAGTCCCCGTATCTGTTAACCAAATCCGATTTTATTGCGTGTCATAATCCTGCTTTCGTTACTCAGTATAATATCCTGGAAGGGATCAGAGAAGAAGGGTCATTTCTCCTCAACTCATCCTGGAGCCTTAAGGAAATGGAGAGCGAGCTTCCCAATCATATGAAGAGAACCATTGCCCAGAAAAGGCTGAACTTTTACAATATAGATGCCGTTAAAATCGCTTCCGAACTCGGTCTGGGTGGACGTATTAACATGATCATGCAGACGGCGTTTTTTCAGATAGCCAATGTTATTCCTCCTGAGGAAGTCTTTAAATACGTAAAGGAAGCTATTAAAAAGACATACGGGAAAAAAGGTGACGAAATTGTCCAGATGAATATTGATGCTGTGGACAAAACCGTAAATGCCTTGAAAAAGATCAAGGTTCCAAAGTCCTGGGCCGGTGTGGGTCAGGAGGCATATATTGAAAATGACGAACCTGAGTTTGTGAAGGATGTGGTAAGGCCTATGCTTGCCCAGCAGGGAGATAAGCTTCCTGTCAGTGCCTTCAGTCCGGATGGCATCTTCCCTACAGGTACTACCAGGTATGAAAAACGGGGGGTTGCCATAAATGTGCCGGAATGGCAGAAGGATGAATGCATACAGTGCAATCAGTGTTCCTTTGTATGCCCTCACGCCGCAATTCGTCCGGTCCTTGCCCGGAAAGAAGACCTAAGTAATGCCCCCAAAGATTTTACTACTGTTGAAGGCAAAGGAAAAGAACTGGAGGGATTGAGATACCGAATTCAGGTCAGCCCTCTTGATTGTGTGGGCTGCGGCAACTGTGCTGACATCTGCCCTGCCAAGAAGAAGGCTCTGATTATGAAGCCGCTGGTCACACAGACAGACACTCAGGTTCCCAACCATAAGTTTTCAACAGAGCTTCCTGTTATAGACAACCTGATGCCAGTCTCATCGGTGAAAGGTAGCCAATTCCGTCAGCCCCTCTTTGAGTTCTCAGGGGCATGCCCGGGATGTGGCGAAACACCATACATAAAGGTTGTTACACAACTCTTTGGAGATCGAATGATGATTGCCAACGCTACAGGCTGTTCTTCCATCTACGGCGGATCTGCTCCCACGTGTCCTTATACCGTCAATGATAAAGGATATGGGCCTGCCTGGGCAAACTCCCTTTTCGAGGACAATGCGGAATATGGCTTTGGAATGGAGCTGGCAGTAACACAGAGACGGGAAAAGCTGGCACAGATGATTCAGGAAGCCCTTAATTTGAATATATCAAAAGAACTCAGGCAAGCATTTCAGGGATGGCTGGAGAATATGAATGATGCAGATAAGTCAAGGGAGTACGGTCAAAAAATAGAGGAAGTTATTGGTAAATATCTGCTGGACAGTCGGGGTGTGGTGGATGAGTTAATCCTTGATATCTCAGATATGAGCGATCTTCTCGTTAAAAAATCAATCTGGGTCTTTGGCGGTGACGGCTGGGCATATGACATCGGTTACGGTGGGTTAGACCATGTTATTGCACTGGGTCATGATATAAATATCCTGGTATTGGATACTGAGGTATATTCCAATACAGGCGGTCAATCCTCTAAATCAACACCCACAGGAGCTGTTGCCAAATTTGCTGCCAGTGGCAAACCGATTAGTAAAAAGGATTTGGGAAGGATAGCCATGACGTATGGGTATGTCTATGTTGCCTCTGTTGCCATGGGTGCTAACAAGAATCAGCTTATAAAGGCGCTGTCAGAGGCAGAGAGTTATCCAGGACCATCTCTGATCATAGCCTATTCCCCCTGTATCAATCACGGGATAGACATGGGCAAAAGCCAAAATGAACAAAAGCTGGCAGTGGAATCAGGCTACTGGCCCCTCTATCGTTACAACCCAAAACTCAAAGAAGAGGGTAAAAATCCCTTTGTTGTTGACTCAAAAGACCCCAAGGGTAATTTCAGAGAATTTCTTATGGGTGAAGTGCGTTATTCCAGTCTTGTAAAAACCTTTCCAGAGAATGCAAAAACGCTCTTCCAAAAAGCCGAAGAACAGATGAAAGAGAGGTACAATACTTACAAACGGATGGCAGAGCAGACGGAGCAAGACTTTCCCAAAAAATCCTTGACAAAGGAAGGGGAAAAGGATACTTAG
- a CDS encoding efflux RND transporter periplasmic adaptor subunit: MQINGTVYKPPKWSVFLIALFGCLLLTACNRRQQPPPPPVAEVATVTIEPRQVELTTELPGRTSAYRTAEIRPQVSGIIQKRLFTEGTNIKTGEVLYLIDPAPFQAALDNASAALGRAEANLPAIRLRAKRYRELLAEKAVSQQDYDDVAAALKQTEADIRYWKATLETARINMAYTHITAPISGRIGRSNVNEGAIVMAYQPVALATIQQLDPIYVDVPQSTIELLRLKRRLEEGNLSQNGKKQNKVRIILEDATAYPMEGILQFRDVTVEPTTGSVILRVVVPNPNTVLLPGMFLRTLIKEGVSEHAILIPQQAVLRDPKGNPQVLIIDVKGRVQQRMLTIDRAIGDKWLVTSGLAKGDRVIIEGIQKVRPGAPVQVVPFEADSYKSGAKPETGHRQSRNRN; the protein is encoded by the coding sequence ATGCAAATAAATGGAACTGTCTATAAACCCCCTAAATGGAGTGTATTCCTGATAGCCCTGTTCGGCTGTCTTTTGCTGACCGCTTGCAACCGTCGGCAGCAACCCCCGCCGCCCCCTGTTGCCGAGGTTGCCACAGTGACTATTGAGCCGCGGCAGGTCGAGCTGACCACCGAACTGCCTGGTCGTACGTCCGCCTACCGCACTGCGGAAATCAGACCTCAAGTAAGCGGCATCATCCAGAAACGACTGTTTACGGAAGGCACCAATATAAAGACAGGTGAAGTACTATATCTGATCGATCCCGCGCCCTTTCAGGCAGCGCTTGACAATGCAAGTGCCGCCCTCGGCAGGGCTGAGGCAAATCTGCCTGCCATACGGTTAAGAGCCAAACGCTACAGGGAATTGTTAGCCGAAAAAGCGGTCAGCCAGCAGGATTACGATGACGTGGCAGCTGCTTTGAAACAGACCGAAGCCGACATCAGGTATTGGAAAGCAACATTGGAGACGGCCCGTATCAATATGGCATACACGCATATTACTGCCCCCATCTCCGGACGCATTGGCAGATCCAACGTGAACGAAGGCGCTATCGTAATGGCATATCAGCCTGTGGCACTGGCAACTATTCAACAACTTGACCCTATTTACGTAGATGTACCCCAATCCACCATCGAACTGCTTCGGTTGAAACGCCGTCTGGAGGAAGGCAATCTTAGTCAAAATGGGAAAAAGCAAAACAAGGTTCGGATCATCCTGGAAGACGCCACGGCATATCCAATGGAAGGAATTCTTCAGTTCCGGGATGTAACGGTAGAACCGACCACAGGTTCTGTTATCCTGCGGGTTGTAGTTCCCAACCCAAACACTGTCCTCCTGCCAGGTATGTTCCTACGGACATTAATTAAGGAAGGCGTCAGTGAACATGCCATTCTGATTCCTCAGCAGGCCGTGTTGCGTGATCCAAAAGGGAATCCGCAGGTTCTGATCATTGATGTTAAAGGTAGAGTCCAGCAGCGCATGCTCACGATTGATCGCGCCATTGGCGACAAATGGCTCGTTACATCAGGTCTTGCAAAAGGCGATCGGGTTATAATCGAGGGCATCCAAAAAGTGCGTCCTGGAGCACCCGTGCAGGTTGTTCCTTTTGAAGCCGACTCTTATAAAAGTGGTGCCAAACCTGAAACAGGGCACAGGCAGTCCCGAAATCGAAACTGA
- a CDS encoding efflux RND transporter permease subunit: MLSKFFLDRPVFAWVIAIIIMAAGGLAIYNLPVSQYPPIAPPSIYIQSFYPGASAETVENSVTQIIEQKMTGLDRMIYLSATSDSAGASRVELTFAPGTDPDLAWAKVQNKLQLAMASLPEVVQRQGVTVGKATRNYLMIVGLISEDGSMDGTDLRDYAQSNLEKVLARVPGVGEVENFGTQYAMRIWLNPSKLTDYHLTIEDVIAALQIYNVEVSAGQFGGAPAIKGQRLNASIIVQSMLKTPDEFAAIPIRVNPDGSILRIRDVGRTELGTDSYDVEVYHNGKSSAGMAIRQAAGANALDTADAVKAKMKEMSRYFPQGMKVVYPYDTTPFVKVAIDEVVKTLLEAILLVFLVMWLFMGNIRATLIPTIAVPVVILGTFAVLSLFGFSINMLTMFAMVLSIGLLVDDAIVVVENVERIMSEEGLSPREATRKGMEQITSALIGIGLVLSAVFGPMAFFGGSTGVIYRQFSVTIASSMLLSVLVALILTPVLCASLLKPVAAGHEPAQNAIFFLRPFFLWFDRIFFRFRDFYVRLVGHSLSRKLRYVLAFVLIVTAMGFLFLRMPTSYLPDEDQGILLAQVMLPTGSTMEQTQKVVDEVRQYFQENEKEAVESCMTICGFGYSGRVQTNGMVFIKLKDWKLRNRSDLRVNAIAERAMKAFSQIRKALVFAFPPPSVIELGNATGFDFRLLDRGGLGHEKLMQARNKFLGMAAHDSRLTKVRPNGMEDVPEYRIDVDWEKAGALGVPITSIHNTISAAFGSAYVNNFIQGGRVKRVFVQADAPYRMLPKDIEKLYVRNTSGKMVPFSSFASSHWTSGSPRLERYNGFPCINIWGEPALGKSSGEAMNAMEEIVLKMPQGIGFEWSGLSFQQRMATSQAPLLYAFSVFAIFLCLAALYESWPIPLSILLAMPLGVIGGVIASSLRGLPNDVYFQIGLLTTLGLTTKNAILIVQFAKARVEEGRGLIEATLEGTKLRFRPIMMTSLAFGFGVLPLTLNKGAGAGAMNAIGTSVLGGMITGTILVILFAPLFYVLIEKLLGKKRKEYKPVKTTEINP; this comes from the coding sequence ATGTTATCAAAATTTTTTCTGGACCGTCCGGTCTTCGCATGGGTCATCGCCATTATCATAATGGCAGCAGGGGGACTTGCGATCTACAATCTGCCCGTGTCTCAGTACCCTCCCATCGCTCCCCCGTCGATCTACATTCAGTCCTTTTACCCCGGAGCATCGGCGGAGACAGTGGAAAACAGCGTAACCCAGATCATCGAGCAGAAAATGACCGGTCTTGACAGAATGATCTACCTGTCTGCCACCAGTGATTCGGCAGGTGCTTCCCGCGTTGAGTTGACCTTTGCTCCTGGAACCGATCCGGACCTTGCCTGGGCCAAAGTGCAAAATAAGCTTCAACTTGCCATGGCGAGCCTGCCCGAGGTGGTCCAGCGTCAGGGCGTCACCGTAGGGAAGGCCACCAGAAACTACCTGATGATCGTGGGACTGATTTCGGAAGACGGCAGCATGGACGGCACTGACTTAAGGGACTATGCCCAATCCAACCTGGAAAAAGTACTGGCGAGGGTTCCCGGTGTAGGCGAGGTAGAAAACTTCGGGACCCAGTATGCCATGCGCATCTGGCTGAACCCCAGCAAGCTCACTGATTATCACCTGACAATAGAAGATGTTATAGCGGCACTTCAGATATACAACGTGGAGGTCTCAGCCGGCCAGTTCGGCGGGGCACCGGCAATTAAAGGTCAACGCCTGAACGCCTCTATCATCGTCCAGAGCATGCTTAAGACCCCTGATGAATTTGCCGCCATTCCCATTCGCGTTAATCCAGACGGTTCTATCTTACGGATCAGGGATGTGGGACGAACGGAACTGGGAACCGATTCCTACGACGTCGAAGTCTATCACAACGGTAAATCTTCTGCCGGTATGGCCATCCGGCAGGCAGCTGGCGCAAATGCTCTGGATACAGCCGATGCAGTCAAAGCGAAAATGAAGGAGATGAGCCGATACTTCCCTCAGGGGATGAAGGTCGTCTATCCCTATGACACTACCCCCTTCGTCAAGGTGGCCATCGACGAGGTGGTCAAAACCCTCCTCGAGGCAATATTGCTTGTTTTTCTGGTTATGTGGTTATTCATGGGGAATATCCGGGCTACCCTGATCCCGACCATCGCTGTACCGGTAGTAATTCTGGGGACATTCGCCGTGCTTAGTCTATTCGGGTTCTCCATCAATATGCTGACTATGTTTGCCATGGTGCTCTCCATCGGTCTTCTGGTGGACGATGCCATCGTTGTAGTCGAAAATGTGGAGAGGATCATGAGCGAGGAAGGGCTTTCTCCAAGGGAAGCCACCCGCAAAGGCATGGAACAAATCACCAGCGCCCTGATCGGTATTGGGCTTGTGCTCTCGGCAGTGTTCGGTCCGATGGCATTTTTTGGTGGTTCTACAGGGGTTATCTATCGCCAGTTTTCCGTGACTATTGCATCATCCATGCTGCTTTCGGTGCTGGTGGCTCTCATCCTGACACCCGTTCTGTGCGCATCTCTCCTAAAACCGGTAGCGGCCGGGCATGAACCGGCACAAAATGCGATTTTCTTCCTTCGCCCCTTTTTCCTTTGGTTTGACCGAATCTTTTTCCGCTTCAGAGACTTTTATGTAAGGCTGGTCGGACATTCCCTTTCCAGAAAACTGCGCTATGTCTTAGCTTTTGTTCTGATTGTAACAGCGATGGGATTCCTTTTCCTGAGGATGCCCACAAGCTACCTCCCGGATGAAGACCAGGGAATCCTGCTCGCCCAGGTCATGTTGCCGACGGGCTCCACCATGGAACAGACTCAGAAGGTAGTGGATGAAGTACGGCAATATTTCCAGGAGAACGAAAAAGAGGCAGTGGAATCCTGTATGACAATTTGCGGTTTCGGCTATTCAGGCAGGGTTCAGACTAACGGCATGGTATTCATCAAACTCAAGGACTGGAAGCTCCGCAACCGTTCTGATTTGAGGGTAAATGCAATTGCGGAACGCGCAATGAAGGCCTTTTCTCAAATCCGCAAGGCACTGGTATTCGCTTTTCCCCCGCCTTCTGTGATCGAACTGGGCAACGCCACCGGATTTGATTTCCGGCTGCTGGATAGGGGCGGACTTGGTCACGAAAAGCTGATGCAGGCCCGCAACAAGTTCCTAGGTATGGCGGCACATGACTCCAGATTAACGAAGGTTCGGCCTAACGGTATGGAAGATGTACCAGAATACCGAATCGATGTGGACTGGGAAAAAGCCGGGGCTCTCGGGGTTCCCATTACCTCCATTCATAACACCATCTCAGCGGCCTTCGGCAGTGCCTATGTAAATAACTTTATCCAGGGCGGCAGGGTGAAGCGGGTGTTTGTCCAGGCGGACGCTCCCTACCGTATGCTGCCCAAGGACATAGAAAAGCTCTACGTACGCAATACCTCGGGCAAAATGGTCCCCTTTTCTTCCTTTGCTTCCAGCCACTGGACCAGCGGTTCACCGAGGTTGGAGCGCTACAATGGCTTTCCATGCATAAATATCTGGGGTGAGCCGGCACTGGGGAAGAGTTCCGGTGAAGCGATGAATGCTATGGAAGAGATCGTTTTAAAAATGCCGCAGGGAATCGGCTTCGAGTGGAGCGGTCTATCTTTCCAGCAACGGATGGCAACGTCTCAGGCACCTCTGTTGTATGCCTTTTCCGTTTTCGCGATATTCCTGTGTCTCGCTGCACTTTATGAGAGCTGGCCTATTCCCCTTTCGATTCTCCTGGCTATGCCTCTGGGGGTCATCGGTGGTGTAATAGCCTCGTCGCTTAGGGGATTACCCAATGACGTCTATTTTCAGATCGGGCTCCTGACCACCCTGGGGCTGACAACCAAAAACGCCATCCTGATCGTCCAGTTCGCCAAGGCGAGAGTAGAAGAAGGAAGGGGGCTAATCGAGGCAACGCTGGAAGGGACAAAATTACGATTCCGCCCGATCATGATGACCTCGCTGGCCTTCGGCTTTGGCGTCCTGCCCCTGACATTGAACAAGGGAGCAGGAGCAGGGGCTATGAACGCGATCGGCACCTCCGTACTAGGGGGAATGATCACCGGCACCATTCTGGTTATCCTCTTTGCCCCGCTCTTCTATGTATTGATTGAAAAGTTATTGGGTAAAAAAAGGAAGGAATATAAACCGGTAAAGACCACCGAGATAAATCCATGA
- a CDS encoding efflux transporter outer membrane subunit codes for MNRHLFILVIGIYILLTGCNLAPKYTKPEAPIPADWPTGAAYQKTKAMPGTLTATKIQWREFFSDERLQKVIKTALNNNRDLQLASLNVQKAQAIYGIRRADLFPAFSTSATGSKQRVPADLSSSGQASISERYDVNLGVISWEVDFFGRIRNLKDRALEEFMATKQAHRSAQILLVSAVANAYLTLAADREILKLAESTLGTQKTAYNLIQRRFEVGLTTELDLRQAQTRVDAARVDVARYTQLVALDENALNLLVGSSVPGKLLPPDLNSINPPKEISPGTSSEVLLYRPDILAAEHQLKAANANIGAARAAFFPRISLTTSVGTASSELSGLFSPGSEAWAFSPSIIMPIFDARTWSALRAIKVERKIALVQYEKAIQNAFREVADTLAVRGTIDEQLSAQQSLVNAVAKTYRLSNARYTRGIDSYLGVLDAQRSLYAAQQGLISLIFAKLANQVRLYGVLGGGVDQPMTDQGGL; via the coding sequence ATGAACAGACACCTTTTTATTTTAGTGATTGGAATTTATATCTTGCTGACAGGCTGCAATCTGGCACCGAAATACACAAAGCCCGAAGCCCCGATCCCTGCCGACTGGCCGACCGGTGCGGCGTACCAGAAAACCAAAGCTATGCCCGGCACACTCACGGCAACGAAGATACAATGGCGGGAGTTTTTCAGCGATGAACGGCTTCAAAAGGTCATCAAGACGGCTCTGAACAATAACCGTGACCTGCAGCTTGCTTCCTTGAATGTGCAGAAAGCACAGGCAATTTACGGTATCCGGCGGGCAGATCTTTTTCCGGCGTTCAGCACATCTGCAACCGGAAGCAAACAACGCGTACCGGCTGATCTTTCATCCAGTGGACAAGCCAGTATATCAGAACGATATGACGTCAATCTGGGTGTAATTTCATGGGAGGTCGATTTCTTCGGCCGTATCCGTAACCTGAAGGATCGGGCGCTGGAAGAGTTCATGGCAACGAAGCAGGCACACCGCAGCGCGCAGATCTTATTGGTGTCCGCAGTTGCAAATGCTTACCTGACCCTGGCAGCGGACAGGGAAATCCTCAAACTGGCTGAGTCTACCCTTGGAACCCAGAAGACTGCTTACAATTTAATTCAACGGCGCTTTGAAGTCGGATTAACGACCGAACTTGATCTTCGCCAGGCTCAGACGAGAGTTGATGCAGCACGGGTAGACGTCGCCCGCTATACGCAATTGGTGGCGCTGGATGAAAATGCACTGAATCTTTTGGTAGGCTCTTCGGTGCCGGGCAAGCTCTTACCCCCAGACCTGAACAGCATCAACCCTCCAAAAGAAATTTCTCCAGGCACATCTTCCGAGGTTCTCCTATACCGGCCTGATATTCTGGCAGCAGAACACCAGCTCAAAGCAGCCAATGCCAACATCGGCGCCGCCCGGGCAGCCTTCTTTCCCCGGATTTCGCTGACAACATCTGTCGGAACTGCGAGCAGCGAGCTATCCGGGCTCTTCAGCCCCGGTTCGGAAGCATGGGCTTTCTCTCCCAGTATCATTATGCCCATTTTTGACGCCCGGACATGGTCAGCGTTACGGGCAATCAAAGTGGAAAGAAAAATCGCCCTGGTACAATATGAGAAGGCCATTCAGAATGCCTTCAGGGAAGTGGCAGATACCCTTGCCGTCCGGGGGACGATTGACGAACAGCTATCGGCACAACAATCTCTGGTCAACGCTGTTGCGAAAACCTACCGCCTCTCCAATGCTCGTTATACCAGGGGAATCGACAGCTACCTGGGAGTACTCGATGCACAGCGCTCACTCTATGCGGCACAGCAGGGGCTTATTTCCCTGATCTTTGCCAAACTTGCAAATCAGGTAAGGCTTTATGGGGTATTGGGCGGAGGCGTTGACCAGCCTATGACAGACCAGGGTGGATTATAA
- a CDS encoding lipid A deacylase LpxR family protein, with product MKAKPFLALALILILFFLSQPSVAGDEKARRSDTLTLYLENDLFASDNNDRYYTHGTKISWISRDISSYHDVVIVPSWVYWLIERMPFINDPERQRMVSLSLGQNIYTPEDKERSDLIRNDRPYAGITYLGLGLHSKNQRQMDTFELDLGIVGRHSYAEDCQKVVHNWIGSVDPKGWENQLHDEPVLNIYFERKWKVLQTKVAGSLGFDCIPHMGIAMGNIYTGANLGGQVRLGWNLPNDFGTYLIRPGSDSSAPVNDGDPRFFRRFGIHLFFAVDGNAVARNIFLDGNTFRDSHSVDKKPLVADFIGGVGMIIYRFKITYSYVYRTKEFDTQKEEQHFGAISVSITF from the coding sequence ATGAAGGCAAAACCGTTTCTGGCACTTGCCTTGATACTCATACTTTTCTTCCTGTCACAGCCATCCGTTGCCGGAGACGAAAAAGCGAGGAGGTCGGATACTCTCACCCTTTATCTGGAAAACGATCTCTTTGCCTCCGACAACAATGACCGCTATTACACCCATGGGACGAAGATCTCTTGGATTTCCCGGGATATTTCGAGCTATCACGACGTTGTGATTGTGCCGTCGTGGGTGTATTGGTTAATTGAACGGATGCCGTTTATCAACGATCCGGAACGCCAGCGTATGGTTTCCCTTTCTTTGGGGCAGAACATCTACACCCCGGAGGACAAAGAACGGAGCGACCTGATTCGGAATGACCGGCCTTATGCCGGGATTACATATCTGGGGCTGGGGCTGCACAGCAAAAACCAGCGGCAAATGGATACCTTCGAACTCGATCTTGGCATTGTCGGCCGGCATTCCTATGCCGAAGATTGCCAGAAAGTGGTCCACAATTGGATCGGTTCGGTTGACCCCAAGGGCTGGGAGAATCAGCTCCACGATGAACCCGTGCTGAACATTTATTTTGAACGCAAGTGGAAGGTGTTGCAAACCAAAGTAGCGGGGAGTCTCGGATTCGACTGTATCCCTCACATGGGAATTGCTATGGGGAATATTTACACTGGAGCTAATCTGGGCGGCCAGGTGCGTTTAGGCTGGAACCTCCCGAATGATTTCGGAACCTATCTCATCCGCCCTGGTTCAGATAGCAGCGCTCCCGTAAACGATGGAGACCCACGCTTTTTTCGCCGTTTTGGTATCCATCTCTTCTTTGCAGTAGACGGCAACGCGGTAGCCCGGAACATCTTCCTTGACGGGAACACCTTCCGGGACAGCCACAGCGTTGACAAAAAGCCATTGGTAGCCGATTTTATTGGTGGAGTCGGGATGATCATCTACCGCTTCAAGATAACCTATTCCTACGTTTACCGGACGAAGGAATTCGATACCCAGAAGGAAGAACAGCATTTCGGAGCGATTTCCGTCTCGATCACGTTTTAA